From the Bdellovibrio reynosensis genome, one window contains:
- a CDS encoding electron transfer flavoprotein subunit alpha/FixB family protein encodes MGKVLVFTEHTNGNLKRSSMELLQAAAKSGNTVVAVAFGSHAGDVTAAAGHNGANEIYVVKDASLDSYNPEAFTANIASVVEKVQPTILLASASATGRDLFPRVAARLNTGVASDCTELNISGDTVTATKPMYSGKCFAKVNFENSPVKIVLMRANQLPVAAADTSKSATVVEHAAAKPDLKTLIKEIVKGASEKLDLTEANVIVSGGRGLKEAANFKMLSDLADVLGATVGASRAVVDAGWVGHGMQVGQTGKTVAPTLYIAVGISGAIQHLAGMSGSKVIVAINNDPNAPIFQKATYGIVGDAFEIVPKLTEEFKKALHH; translated from the coding sequence ATGGGAAAAGTATTAGTTTTTACTGAACATACAAATGGCAACCTTAAGCGCAGCTCAATGGAACTTCTTCAAGCGGCTGCTAAATCTGGTAACACAGTTGTTGCTGTTGCTTTCGGTTCTCACGCGGGTGATGTGACTGCAGCGGCAGGTCACAACGGCGCTAATGAAATTTACGTAGTGAAAGATGCATCTTTGGATTCATACAATCCAGAAGCTTTCACAGCAAACATCGCCTCTGTCGTTGAAAAAGTTCAACCAACAATCTTGTTGGCTTCAGCGTCTGCTACTGGAAGAGATTTATTCCCACGTGTAGCGGCTCGTTTAAACACAGGTGTTGCAAGTGATTGCACAGAACTAAACATCTCTGGCGACACTGTAACGGCAACTAAACCGATGTACTCTGGGAAATGTTTTGCAAAAGTTAATTTTGAAAACAGCCCAGTGAAAATCGTTTTAATGCGCGCCAATCAATTGCCTGTGGCGGCGGCTGATACTTCTAAATCAGCAACTGTTGTTGAACATGCGGCAGCAAAACCTGATCTAAAAACTTTGATCAAAGAAATCGTTAAAGGTGCGAGTGAAAAATTGGATCTGACTGAAGCTAACGTGATCGTTAGCGGTGGTCGTGGTCTGAAAGAAGCTGCGAACTTCAAGATGTTAAGCGATCTTGCTGATGTTTTGGGTGCGACAGTGGGCGCTTCACGCGCGGTTGTTGATGCGGGTTGGGTAGGACATGGTATGCAGGTAGGACAAACTGGTAAAACAGTAGCTCCAACTTTGTATATCGCTGTTGGTATCTCTGGCGCGATTCAACATTTGGCTGGTATGAGTGGATCAAAAGTGATTGTTGCAATTAACAACGATCCAAATGCTCCGATCTTCCAAAAGGCAACTTACGGTATCGTGGGCGATGCTTTTGAAATCGTTCCAAAACTGACTGAAGAGTTCAAAAAAGCTCTTCACCACTAA
- a CDS encoding peptidylprolyl isomerase — translation MINFIFALLAATPVHAELVEKTVAIVGSEVVLESDFKDLEKKLGKQGLVDESLLFGKPIESLKGNRKAQLDYLINESLLQSEIKRLNLSVTADRVDSEIKDMAKRNNVNESELFNIIKGQGISATEYKNFLKQSIEKRSLMDAEIISKLRISDEDALNEYLKKNPNAGPSIDEFSVAHIFFSPKKGGGEAALKRAETVLIKLRNGDNFDTLAQQHSEDPNFSAGGSLGTFKSGEFLPEIEQAISTLKVNETSGIVKSRMGFHIVKLTGKKLTTDPKFEAAKERIKAFLLEESFKRQLKTWLANKREESFVRINE, via the coding sequence ATGATTAATTTTATTTTCGCACTTCTTGCAGCAACTCCAGTTCACGCTGAGCTTGTGGAAAAAACTGTGGCTATCGTCGGATCCGAGGTCGTTCTTGAATCTGATTTTAAAGATTTAGAAAAAAAATTAGGTAAGCAAGGCCTGGTGGATGAGTCTCTTCTTTTTGGCAAGCCTATCGAAAGCCTTAAGGGAAACCGCAAAGCGCAACTTGATTATTTGATCAACGAAAGTCTTTTACAATCCGAGATCAAACGCTTGAATTTATCTGTGACTGCAGACCGTGTTGATTCTGAAATCAAAGACATGGCTAAAAGAAATAATGTAAATGAATCCGAACTTTTCAACATTATTAAGGGCCAGGGGATTTCTGCTACGGAATACAAAAACTTTTTAAAACAAAGTATTGAAAAGCGCTCTCTGATGGATGCAGAGATCATTTCAAAACTGCGTATTTCTGATGAAGATGCTTTAAATGAATACTTAAAGAAAAATCCAAACGCAGGTCCTTCCATTGATGAGTTCAGCGTGGCGCACATTTTCTTTAGCCCTAAAAAAGGCGGTGGTGAAGCAGCCTTAAAAAGAGCTGAGACTGTATTAATCAAACTTCGTAACGGGGATAATTTTGATACTTTGGCTCAACAACACAGTGAAGATCCGAATTTTTCTGCTGGCGGAAGTTTAGGTACTTTTAAAAGTGGTGAGTTTTTGCCTGAAATCGAACAAGCCATTTCAACTTTAAAAGTAAACGAAACTAGTGGTATCGTGAAATCCCGCATGGGTTTTCATATCGTTAAGTTAACTGGTAAAAAACTAACCACCGATCCAAAGTTTGAGGCTGCTAAAGAAAGAATTAAAGCGTTCCTTTTAGAAGAAAGCTTCAAACGCCAATTAAAAACGTGGCTTGCGAATAAACGCGAAGAATCCTTCGTGCGCATCAATGAGTAA
- a CDS encoding peptidylprolyl isomerase, which produces MKFLKSPAKTGLFLFIALALAGCPSKYQKVSTKPVAKVNDHVLTTKQFANQLARKLRNFDALAAKDPSNIHRVKEDILKDFLVKSLTLDWARAQKIVISEGDLDKEVDKLRGNYPDDLSFRRALAQENLSFSEWREELRYSLVEREVFKILNEKIKQPTEEEVKRYYEENKERYKKKERIYLRQIVVDEDAKADAIKVDLKTADFAELAKKYSITPEGKTGGVVGWIEKGTVDYFDPLFSAASGLQTVKSPFGVHLIKVEKKAPAMTLALEDVRSQILRALRAQREQAEYVAWLDAQLRSSKVLKDYDLMNSIKIDTRGSND; this is translated from the coding sequence ATGAAATTTTTAAAGAGCCCCGCAAAAACGGGGCTTTTTCTTTTTATAGCTTTAGCTTTGGCGGGTTGTCCTTCGAAATACCAAAAGGTTTCTACAAAACCTGTGGCAAAGGTGAATGACCACGTTCTAACTACCAAACAATTTGCCAACCAGTTGGCGCGTAAACTTCGTAACTTCGATGCCCTGGCAGCAAAAGATCCCAGCAACATCCACAGGGTTAAAGAAGATATTCTGAAGGACTTTTTAGTTAAAAGTCTGACGCTGGATTGGGCCCGCGCCCAAAAGATCGTTATTTCAGAAGGTGATTTAGATAAAGAAGTCGATAAACTTCGCGGCAACTATCCTGATGACCTTTCATTCCGCCGTGCTTTGGCTCAAGAAAATCTGTCATTTTCAGAATGGCGCGAAGAACTTAGATATTCTTTGGTTGAACGTGAGGTCTTTAAAATTCTTAATGAAAAAATAAAGCAACCTACCGAAGAAGAAGTGAAGCGTTACTATGAAGAAAATAAAGAGCGCTACAAAAAGAAAGAGCGCATTTACCTTCGCCAAATCGTCGTGGACGAGGATGCTAAGGCTGATGCGATAAAAGTTGATCTAAAAACTGCGGATTTCGCAGAACTTGCCAAAAAATATTCAATCACTCCTGAGGGTAAGACGGGTGGGGTCGTAGGTTGGATTGAAAAAGGTACGGTTGATTACTTTGACCCGCTTTTTAGCGCCGCATCGGGCCTACAAACAGTGAAAAGTCCTTTTGGTGTGCATTTGATTAAGGTTGAAAAAAAAGCCCCAGCAATGACTTTAGCGCTTGAGGATGTAAGGTCGCAGATCTTAAGGGCTCTACGTGCTCAACGCGAGCAGGCAGAATACGTGGCGTGGCTTGATGCCCAGCTCAGAAGTAGTAAAGTTCTAAAAGACTACGATCTTATGAACTCTATTAAGATAGATACTCGAGGCAGTAATGATTAA
- a CDS encoding lysophospholipid acyltransferase family protein yields MKNRESVIFAHWHGDELALLHTVRRYRVATIASQSKDGELMNTVLKWMGARTSRGSSTRGGVQALKGLLRLLKDGGNCSFAVDGPKGPLHKVKPGVFELSRMVNAPIYAAGIAVDRAIHFPKSWNKTFLPKPFAKVIIYWHNPMNPVPRDGDARNPDLALELESLLHHSRQQALNFIADNKT; encoded by the coding sequence TTGAAAAATCGAGAGTCCGTTATCTTCGCCCATTGGCATGGTGATGAACTTGCTTTGCTTCACACAGTAAGACGTTATCGTGTAGCGACCATTGCATCACAATCCAAAGACGGTGAGCTAATGAACACTGTTTTAAAATGGATGGGTGCAAGAACTAGCAGGGGTTCTTCCACTCGTGGTGGCGTACAAGCCTTAAAAGGTTTGTTGCGTTTACTAAAAGACGGGGGAAATTGCAGCTTTGCAGTGGATGGACCAAAGGGCCCGTTACACAAAGTAAAGCCCGGTGTTTTTGAATTATCCCGTATGGTCAATGCGCCTATTTATGCTGCCGGTATTGCTGTTGATCGTGCCATTCATTTTCCAAAATCTTGGAACAAAACTTTTCTGCCGAAACCTTTCGCGAAGGTGATTATTTATTGGCACAATCCAATGAATCCAGTGCCTCGAGATGGTGATGCAAGAAACCCAGACCTTGCTCTAGAGTTAGAGTCCCTTTTACACCACTCTAGACAGCAAGCTCTTAATTTCATTGCCGATAATAAAACCTAG
- a CDS encoding peptidylprolyl isomerase, whose protein sequence is MKLLISILMLISTTSFAQKSTEVVAQVGKKSITVEDFNKKYNEIKSQTINPPSKEQFLEDLVRYEVGLQEAEKRNLQKDPIVQERFDQEMYKALLEKDIGPRVQKIQVSDKEMAEWYAKNPELRTSHILIEFKPGATAAQIAEAKKRAVEIFEEVKKSKRPFEELVKLYSDDALSKQAGGDIGWQSRVTLVPNYYEAASNMKVGEIKGLIETQFGFHILKLTGKRSFENANKRQIRAAVFDEKRKQLFNDYFDKLKKSYTIKENKSAIK, encoded by the coding sequence ATGAAACTTCTAATCAGCATCTTGATGCTCATCTCGACTACTTCTTTTGCGCAAAAATCCACGGAGGTCGTGGCTCAGGTGGGCAAAAAATCGATCACTGTTGAAGACTTCAACAAAAAGTACAACGAGATCAAATCGCAAACCATCAATCCACCATCAAAAGAACAATTCCTTGAAGACCTAGTTCGTTACGAAGTGGGTTTGCAAGAAGCAGAAAAACGCAATTTACAAAAAGATCCAATCGTTCAAGAACGTTTTGACCAAGAAATGTATAAAGCGTTGCTTGAAAAAGACATCGGTCCACGCGTTCAAAAAATCCAAGTTTCTGATAAAGAAATGGCTGAGTGGTACGCAAAAAATCCAGAACTACGCACTAGCCACATTTTGATTGAATTCAAACCAGGCGCGACTGCTGCGCAAATTGCGGAAGCTAAAAAGCGTGCCGTAGAAATTTTTGAAGAAGTTAAAAAAAGCAAAAGACCATTTGAAGAGCTTGTAAAATTGTACTCAGACGATGCTCTTTCTAAACAAGCGGGCGGCGACATAGGTTGGCAGTCTCGCGTAACTCTTGTTCCAAACTACTATGAGGCTGCGTCGAACATGAAGGTCGGTGAAATCAAGGGGCTCATCGAAACTCAGTTCGGTTTCCACATCCTTAAGTTGACTGGAAAAAGAAGCTTTGAAAACGCAAATAAGCGTCAAATCAGAGCCGCTGTTTTCGATGAAAAAAGAAAACAGCTTTTCAACGACTACTTTGATAAGTTGAAAAAGTCGTACACGATTAAAGAAAATAAGAGTGCGATCAAATAA